The Anaerolineales bacterium genome includes a window with the following:
- a CDS encoding helix-turn-helix transcriptional regulator, which produces MPSEKFNERQLLENWEEVYKKGFLTFWLLLFLHERPAYAYEAGPEVERLSRGSLSVDENSVYRALNRFETIGLVSSELRDSDIGPKRRYYRLTRTGAGLLAAFIRRNILLFEDPALRDRLQAVLRNDPSSKENPP; this is translated from the coding sequence ATGCCATCCGAAAAATTCAACGAGCGGCAGCTGCTGGAAAATTGGGAGGAGGTGTATAAGAAGGGTTTTCTGACCTTTTGGCTCTTGTTGTTCCTTCACGAGCGGCCGGCCTACGCCTACGAGGCGGGCCCGGAGGTGGAAAGGCTGAGCCGGGGAAGTCTGTCCGTCGACGAGAACAGCGTCTACCGGGCGCTCAACCGGTTTGAAACCATCGGATTGGTATCCAGCGAACTGCGGGATTCGGACATCGGTCCGAAACGGCGTTACTACCGGCTGACCCGCACCGGTGCGGGCTTGCTGGCCGCGTTCATCCGCCGCAACATCCTCTTGTTTGAGGACCCCGCGTTGCGGGATAGGCTTCAGGCCGTTTTGAGGAATGATCCTTCGTCCAAGGAGAACCCTCCATGA